Proteins from a single region of Thermoanaerobaculia bacterium:
- a CDS encoding transporter: MKRGPTTNAHRTLMAAMLVGALAGAGTRAASAQPQDSPSPGAAAASSNGAELAKKLSNPIANLISAPVQMNFDYGFAGGDGFKFVANVQPVIPISISRDWNVISRTILPLTYQSHVVDDGRQGGLGDTLQSLFFSPKEPTSGGIVWGVGPALLFPTATDESLGGKKWAAGPTFVVLTQKSGWTVGMLANQLWSYAGDSDRAEINALFVQPFVARTTKTLTTFTLNTESTYNWKAAKDRWSVPLNFTVAQLMRFGKQPVQLAGGLRYWAASPENGASGWGYRVVVTLLFPK; the protein is encoded by the coding sequence ATGAAACGCGGACCGACGACGAATGCGCATCGGACCCTCATGGCCGCCATGCTTGTCGGTGCTCTGGCGGGCGCCGGAACACGGGCCGCCTCGGCACAGCCGCAGGATTCTCCGTCCCCGGGCGCGGCCGCGGCGTCCTCCAATGGGGCGGAGCTCGCCAAGAAACTCTCGAATCCGATCGCGAACCTCATCAGCGCGCCGGTGCAGATGAATTTCGACTACGGATTCGCCGGCGGCGACGGCTTCAAGTTCGTCGCCAATGTCCAGCCCGTCATTCCGATTTCGATCAGCCGCGACTGGAACGTCATCTCCCGCACGATCCTGCCTCTCACGTACCAGTCGCACGTCGTCGACGACGGCCGTCAGGGAGGCCTCGGCGACACCCTGCAGAGCCTCTTCTTTTCGCCGAAGGAGCCGACCTCGGGAGGAATCGTCTGGGGCGTGGGGCCCGCGCTTCTGTTCCCCACCGCGACGGACGAGTCGCTCGGAGGGAAGAAGTGGGCGGCGGGGCCGACGTTCGTCGTGCTGACGCAGAAATCGGGCTGGACGGTCGGAATGCTCGCGAATCAACTCTGGTCGTACGCCGGAGATTCGGACCGGGCGGAAATCAACGCGCTCTTCGTTCAGCCGTTCGTCGCGCGAACGACGAAGACCCTCACGACATTCACCCTCAACACGGAGAGCACGTACAACTGGAAGGCCGCGAAGGATCGCTGGTCGGTGCCGCTCAACTTCACGGTCGCGCAGTTGATGCGTTTCGGAAAGCAGCCGGTGCAGTTGGCCGGGGGCCTGCGCTACTGGGCGGCGTCGCCGGAGAACGGGGCGTCGGGCTGGGGCTACCGGGTCGTCGTGACGCTGCTTTTCCCGAAATAG
- a CDS encoding DUF3300 domain-containing protein, with product MAFVSSGPAFAAQAQTAAAAPATSTAKPAAGAPAAGAAAPTKFSTDQLEQMVAPVALYPDSLLTQIFMASTFPIEIVQAARWLEKNSGLKGSALDEALKKETWDASVKSMCGFPDVLKRLNENLDWTQDMGEAFLAQRSEVLDAVQRMRGKAYESGNLKTTEQQTVTQQPDKIIVIQPSNPEVIYVPQYSSTVVYGSAWSYPTYYYPPAYYAPVGYGAMAFTAGMFMGAAMWGGASWGWGHSDVNVDIDRQNNFNKNTNANFKNQGQGNRGQNAGGKQSWNRSQSNSARAQSKGGGVSNNQARGYGSNSSARGQGASASTRSSGGSRGASASPSTRGGAGGGAYGSGASGRSSGSSSYGGGSRGSSGSSAFSGSRGGSSSTRSSSSRGSMSRGGGGRGGRR from the coding sequence GTGGCGTTCGTTTCGTCCGGTCCGGCGTTCGCGGCGCAGGCTCAGACCGCCGCGGCTGCCCCGGCGACCTCGACGGCCAAGCCCGCGGCGGGGGCCCCGGCGGCCGGTGCGGCGGCACCGACCAAGTTCTCGACCGACCAGCTCGAACAGATGGTCGCCCCGGTCGCGCTCTACCCGGATTCGCTCCTGACCCAGATCTTCATGGCTTCCACGTTCCCCATCGAAATCGTGCAGGCGGCGCGCTGGCTGGAGAAGAACTCCGGCCTGAAGGGGAGCGCCCTCGACGAGGCGCTGAAGAAAGAGACGTGGGACGCGAGCGTGAAGTCGATGTGCGGATTCCCCGACGTGTTGAAGCGACTGAACGAGAACCTCGACTGGACGCAGGACATGGGAGAAGCCTTCCTCGCCCAGAGGTCCGAAGTCCTCGACGCGGTCCAGAGGATGCGCGGCAAGGCCTACGAGTCCGGCAATCTGAAAACGACGGAACAGCAGACGGTCACCCAGCAGCCCGACAAGATCATCGTGATCCAGCCGTCGAATCCGGAAGTGATCTACGTGCCGCAATACTCGAGCACCGTCGTGTACGGCTCGGCGTGGTCCTACCCGACGTACTACTACCCGCCCGCCTACTACGCGCCCGTCGGCTACGGCGCCATGGCGTTCACGGCGGGGATGTTCATGGGAGCGGCGATGTGGGGCGGCGCCTCCTGGGGATGGGGACACAGCGACGTCAACGTCGACATCGATCGCCAGAACAATTTCAACAAGAACACGAACGCCAACTTCAAGAACCAAGGTCAGGGCAATAGAGGTCAAAACGCGGGCGGCAAGCAGAGCTGGAACCGCAGCCAGAGCAACTCGGCCAGGGCGCAGAGCAAGGGGGGCGGTGTCTCGAACAACCAGGCCCGGGGCTACGGCTCGAACTCGAGCGCGCGAGGCCAGGGCGCTTCGGCCTCGACGCGGAGCTCGGGCGGTTCCCGCGGCGCTTCCGCCTCTCCTTCGACCCGGGGCGGAGCCGGCGGAGGGGCATACGGCTCGGGTGCTTCCGGCCGCTCCTCGGGATCGTCTTCCTACGGCGGCGGCAGCCGCGGAAGCTCGGGCAGCAGCGCCTTCAGCGGCTCGCGCGGCGGGTCGAGCTCGACGCGTTCCTCGAGCTCACGGGGTTCCATGAGCCGTGGCGGCGGCGGCCGCGGCGGACGGCGGTGA
- a CDS encoding DUF2950 domain-containing protein — MKNRTFGFLIAAAIVMALAAVLASAQTLGPAGYSTPEEAMRAVAAIAGTGDTRKAEEIFGKDGLDLLHSGDPVADKQDGQRVKKYIQEKVAFEDRSEGGKTPLIGKDRWPFPIPLVLENGRWHFDIAAGREEIANRRVGRNELSTLETMHAYVDAQREYFAGKYAGTRAYATKFFSSEGKRDGLYWPTAPDARRSPLGPLVAEAAEEGYTQGSGEPQPFHGYYFRILTAQGKSAPGGARSYLDENGAMTKGFALLAWPAKYGNSGVMTFQINRQGIVFQKDLGPSTDVTARAITEYDPDESWEPTADGF, encoded by the coding sequence ATGAAGAACAGAACTTTCGGATTCCTGATCGCGGCGGCGATCGTCATGGCGCTCGCCGCGGTGCTCGCCTCCGCCCAGACTTTGGGCCCGGCCGGCTATTCCACGCCCGAAGAAGCCATGCGGGCCGTCGCGGCCATCGCGGGCACGGGCGATACACGGAAGGCGGAAGAGATTTTCGGCAAGGACGGCCTCGACCTGCTCCATTCGGGGGATCCCGTCGCGGACAAACAGGACGGCCAGCGCGTCAAGAAGTACATCCAGGAAAAGGTCGCCTTCGAGGACCGAAGCGAAGGCGGAAAGACCCCGCTCATCGGGAAGGACCGATGGCCGTTTCCGATCCCCCTCGTCCTGGAGAACGGGCGCTGGCACTTCGACATCGCCGCCGGGCGGGAAGAGATCGCCAACCGCCGCGTCGGACGGAACGAGCTGTCGACCCTCGAAACCATGCACGCGTACGTGGATGCCCAGCGCGAATACTTCGCGGGAAAGTACGCGGGGACCCGCGCGTACGCCACGAAGTTCTTCAGCTCCGAAGGGAAGCGCGACGGGCTCTACTGGCCCACCGCTCCGGATGCCCGCCGGAGTCCCCTCGGGCCGCTGGTCGCCGAGGCCGCCGAGGAGGGGTACACGCAAGGCAGCGGCGAGCCTCAGCCGTTCCACGGCTACTACTTCCGGATCCTGACGGCGCAGGGCAAGAGCGCTCCGGGCGGAGCGCGGAGCTATCTCGACGAGAACGGCGCCATGACGAAAGGCTTCGCGCTGCTGGCATGGCCGGCGAAGTACGGCAACTCCGGCGTCATGACCTTTCAGATCAACCGGCAGGGCATCGTCTTCCAGAAGGACCTCGGCCCCTCGACCGACGTCACGGCACGCGCGATCACGGAATACGACCCCGACGAATCGTGGGAACCGACCGCGGACGGATTTTGA